The Halorhodospira halophila genome segment CCTTGCCGCGGCCGATGAAGGTCCGCGGATCCGGGGTGTCGCGTCGGTGGCGAAAGCGGCCCACCACCTCGGCGCCGGCGGAGTCACCCAGCGCCTCGAACTCCTCCGCGGCGTCCAGGGCGTCCCCTGGAAGCCGGACGTGCAGCACCACGGCCCGTTCGCCCCCAGAAGGCCGGGCGAACAGATCCGCCGGACCGCTACCCTTGCGCTGATTAGTTATCGCTTGCCTCCTCGCCGACGACCGCCTCGGCGGATGCCTCTTCGCCCTGCTGCGGCAGGCGCACGCGCCGTGCCGGGACGATGGTCGAGATGGCGTGCTTGTACACCATCTGGTTGACGTTGTTGCGCAACAGCACCACGAACTGATCGAAGGACTCGATCTGCCCCTGCAGCTTGATCCCATTGACCAGGTAGATCGAGACCGGAACCTTTTCCTTGCGCAGGGTATTCAGAAAGGGTTCCTGCAATGACTGCCCCTTCGCCATGACGATTCGCCCCCAATGATTGTTGTTGTTATGACCCGCGAACCCCGCCGCAGGGGCGCCACTTGCTCATGGGAAAAGTGTATCACACGCCCCCGAGGGCCCCGGTGACATAGCTGTGAACCCGCGCCTCCAGCCCGTCGCCCGCCGTGAACCGGACTCCGTCGTCCTGC includes the following:
- the hfq gene encoding RNA chaperone Hfq, which produces MAKGQSLQEPFLNTLRKEKVPVSIYLVNGIKLQGQIESFDQFVVLLRNNVNQMVYKHAISTIVPARRVRLPQQGEEASAEAVVGEEASDN